In one Phycisphaerae bacterium genomic region, the following are encoded:
- a CDS encoding FMN-binding protein has product MLKKIIANYIEQSWLLIVCSFAFGLLLALTNSAWSGRIEQNKIDKLNGLMNSLMTDANKFEIVLEGAQVELGKGKIVKTNVYKAVTSDGKTTGFCFNAEGAGFADKIELVIAVDAAFEKIAGYSVLSSNETPGFGDRIKGNYYRGQFKGAPVGTLILTKQGSAEKIDSDIVAISGATVSSTAVVNIFNNYLEQIKKQLVQKGIVNSGR; this is encoded by the coding sequence ATGCTTAAGAAAATAATCGCAAATTACATAGAACAGAGCTGGCTTCTGATTGTCTGTTCCTTTGCGTTCGGGCTTTTACTCGCTCTGACCAACTCGGCATGGTCGGGAAGAATCGAGCAGAACAAAATTGACAAGCTCAACGGCCTTATGAACTCTCTTATGACCGACGCAAACAAATTCGAGATTGTTCTCGAAGGCGCGCAGGTCGAGCTCGGCAAAGGCAAAATCGTAAAGACTAATGTTTACAAAGCTGTCACCTCCGATGGCAAAACCACGGGGTTCTGTTTCAACGCCGAAGGTGCCGGCTTTGCCGACAAGATAGAGCTTGTCATTGCCGTTGACGCAGCTTTCGAAAAAATCGCTGGTTACAGCGTTCTTTCGAGCAATGAAACACCAGGGTTCGGCGACAGGATTAAAGGGAATTATTACCGCGGCCAGTTCAAAGGCGCTCCCGTTGGGACGCTGATTCTTACCAAGCAGGGTTCAGCAGAAAAAATCGACAGCGATATTGTCGCCATCAGCGGGGCAACGGTGTCAAGCACAGCGGTCGTCAATATCTTCAATAATTATCTCGAGCAAATAAAAAAACAACTCGTACAAAAAGGAATTGTAAACAGTGGCAGATAA
- a CDS encoding RnfABCDGE type electron transport complex subunit B, whose product MILADIYQLWNSVWPAGLITLGLGSGFAVVLLIASIKLKVEVDPKVEQIRDVLPHFDCGACGFAGCSSYAKAVAETPSLIGLCTPGGTKTSAKIAEILNLQISASGPAKKPIVHCRAHTDDKTFYAKYQGIPTCTSANALVNVQACKFGCLGFGDCVAACRFDALHIIDDLAAVDYEKCTGCGACAKACPRNLIEMVPFACENMMTVACKSKESGKVSRSMCKVGCIGCGLCAKQTDIFIIEENLARLDYSKFQPSEKTEAAMEKCPTCVIVFRGPTAPPPRQPGQKPAAVTA is encoded by the coding sequence ATGATATTAGCTGACATTTATCAATTGTGGAATAGTGTGTGGCCTGCCGGCTTGATAACGCTCGGATTGGGAAGCGGCTTTGCTGTAGTGCTTCTGATAGCGAGTATAAAGCTTAAGGTCGAGGTCGACCCTAAGGTCGAACAAATCCGTGATGTCCTGCCGCACTTCGACTGCGGGGCATGCGGCTTTGCGGGCTGCAGTTCTTACGCGAAAGCGGTCGCTGAAACGCCGTCGCTGATAGGCTTATGTACGCCGGGCGGTACAAAAACATCGGCTAAAATCGCCGAGATACTGAACCTCCAAATCAGCGCTTCGGGACCGGCCAAAAAACCGATTGTCCACTGCCGGGCACATACAGACGACAAGACCTTTTACGCAAAATATCAGGGGATACCAACGTGCACATCCGCAAACGCATTGGTCAATGTGCAGGCGTGCAAATTCGGCTGTCTCGGCTTCGGCGACTGCGTGGCGGCGTGCAGGTTTGACGCTCTGCACATAATCGATGACTTGGCCGCCGTCGATTACGAAAAATGCACCGGCTGCGGCGCATGCGCAAAAGCCTGCCCTCGCAACCTGATTGAAATGGTTCCATTTGCCTGTGAGAATATGATGACCGTCGCCTGCAAAAGCAAGGAGAGCGGCAAGGTGAGCCGCTCGATGTGCAAGGTCGGCTGCATAGGCTGCGGCCTGTGTGCCAAACAGACAGACATCTTCATTATCGAGGAAAACTTGGCACGATTGGATTACAGCAAATTCCAGCCCAGTGAGAAGACCGAAGCCGCCATGGAAAAATGCCCGACCTGCGTAATTGTATTTCGCGGCCCAACCGCCCCGCCGCCTCGCCAGCCTGGCCAAAAACCTGCTGCTGTAACCGCTTAA
- a CDS encoding RnfABCDGE type electron transport complex subunit D — MLRDLRVSCAPHISEPLSTRRAMIDVIIGLAPAMAAAGYYFRIYALILISTCCLSAVATEWLCNLIRKNPNSTGDFSAVVTGIILALSVPPALPVWAAIIGSVFAIAIGKMVFGGLGANIFNPAMVGRAFLTASLGMLMTTWTVPATIDRSMPVISAENKIDARTQATPLAWSKEAIKTKKGADHVNEQLEAMFKGEVGGCLGETSALALLIGGAYLLIRRTIRPHIPLAVIISASAFAGIMYLINRDAYISPLSHLYSGGLLIGAFFIATDPVTAPLTIKGRWIFGIGVGMITMLIRIFGEYPEGVMYSVLLMNSVTPLIDRFCKLVPAGGKPNA; from the coding sequence ATGCTGAGAGACTTAAGAGTTTCATGTGCGCCTCATATAAGTGAGCCGCTTTCTACACGCAGGGCGATGATAGACGTCATAATAGGTTTGGCCCCTGCAATGGCCGCGGCTGGATATTATTTCCGCATTTATGCGCTCATTCTTATCTCTACCTGCTGTTTATCCGCGGTTGCAACCGAATGGCTTTGTAATCTAATCCGCAAAAACCCTAACTCAACCGGTGATTTCAGCGCTGTGGTAACCGGTATAATCCTCGCGTTATCGGTTCCGCCGGCGCTCCCTGTCTGGGCAGCAATAATAGGAAGCGTCTTCGCGATAGCAATCGGTAAAATGGTCTTCGGAGGGCTGGGGGCCAATATATTCAATCCTGCTATGGTCGGCAGGGCATTTCTCACTGCCTCTCTCGGTATGCTGATGACAACGTGGACTGTGCCGGCCACGATTGACCGCTCGATGCCGGTCATATCTGCCGAGAATAAAATTGATGCGAGGACACAGGCAACGCCACTGGCATGGAGCAAAGAGGCTATAAAAACCAAAAAAGGGGCTGACCATGTAAATGAGCAGCTCGAAGCGATGTTCAAAGGCGAAGTCGGCGGATGTCTCGGTGAAACAAGCGCTCTGGCGCTTTTAATCGGCGGAGCTTATTTATTGATAAGGCGAACAATTCGTCCCCACATTCCGCTGGCGGTCATAATATCTGCTTCGGCTTTTGCCGGGATTATGTATCTTATCAATCGAGATGCCTATATTTCACCGCTAAGTCATTTGTACAGCGGCGGCCTGCTAATAGGTGCGTTTTTCATCGCAACCGACCCAGTTACTGCGCCGCTTACAATAAAGGGCAGGTGGATTTTCGGAATCGGCGTGGGAATGATAACAATGCTTATAAGAATCTTCGGCGAATATCCCGAAGGCGTGATGTATTCGGTCCTGTTGATGAATTCCGTAACGCCTCTGATTGACAGGTTCTGCAAACTGGTCCCTGCGGGAGGTAAACCGAATGCTTAA
- a CDS encoding Rnf-Nqr domain containing protein, whose translation MDKFYLLLTAFISIVLINNLVFTKFLGICPYLGVSGRLDMAFGMGLAVTFVITLAGVLTWLIDHMVLMPYGLEVTRYVCYILVIAGAVQLVEMYLRKFFPPLYDSFGIFLPLITTNCAILGLCLFINLWGIGNLPEVAVLSFGAGIGFTMAICIMAGIRENLNLADVPQCLQGAPITLITAGLLTLAFMGFAGMVK comes from the coding sequence ATGGATAAATTTTATTTACTTCTGACGGCTTTCATATCAATTGTACTTATCAACAACCTTGTGTTTACGAAATTTCTCGGCATTTGTCCCTATTTAGGAGTTTCGGGCAGGCTCGATATGGCTTTCGGAATGGGACTGGCCGTAACGTTCGTTATAACGCTCGCTGGCGTGCTGACATGGCTTATCGACCACATGGTGCTGATGCCTTATGGGCTGGAAGTTACGCGCTACGTTTGCTACATACTGGTAATAGCCGGTGCCGTGCAGCTTGTCGAGATGTACCTGCGAAAATTTTTCCCGCCTTTATACGACAGCTTCGGGATATTTCTCCCTCTGATTACCACGAACTGTGCCATTTTGGGATTATGCCTGTTCATAAACCTCTGGGGCATTGGTAATCTGCCGGAAGTGGCAGTGCTGAGCTTCGGGGCGGGCATCGGCTTTACGATGGCGATATGCATTATGGCGGGGATACGTGAGAACCTGAATTTGGCTGACGTGCCGCAATGCCTCCAGGGTGCGCCGATTACGCTGATTACCGCTGGCCTGCTGACGCTGGCGTTTATGGGGTTTGCGGGAATGGTAAAATAA
- a CDS encoding FAD:protein FMN transferase, with amino-acid sequence MNRNSRIAIEIVVFAFLAAALYFFAPDKNAGRVDADSGMREVMGTFARVVAVAADSNTAKGCIEDAFAEIKEVEKLMNYHKSDSEISELNRDGFARAVRVSKSTYEVIEKSVRFSKLSSGAFDVTVGPLVDLWHSAEEANSLPSDAELQRVHSKVGCDKLIRDANERSVRFAAKGMRVDLGGIAKGYAIDKAVEAMQKGGAAGGMVDIGGEIRCFGSPPAGQNIWRIGLQDPVANDVMNAGKPLFILRLTDSAVATSGHYHRFVTIGGKKYSHIINPESGHSSESLASVTIICPSAADADALSTAVSVMGREKGLALIETIPDAEAILITSPPEYKVIKTSGAEKFID; translated from the coding sequence ATGAACAGGAACAGCAGGATTGCGATTGAGATTGTTGTTTTTGCCTTTTTGGCGGCGGCGCTGTATTTCTTTGCCCCTGACAAGAATGCCGGCCGAGTCGATGCTGACAGCGGTATGCGCGAGGTGATGGGGACATTTGCGAGGGTCGTTGCCGTCGCGGCTGATTCAAACACAGCTAAGGGGTGTATCGAAGATGCCTTTGCGGAAATCAAAGAAGTCGAGAAGCTGATGAACTACCACAAAAGCGATTCGGAAATAAGCGAGCTGAACAGGGACGGATTTGCGCGGGCGGTTAGGGTCAGTAAATCGACATACGAAGTAATCGAAAAAAGCGTCAGGTTCAGCAAACTCAGCAGCGGGGCGTTCGATGTTACCGTCGGGCCTTTGGTGGACCTCTGGCATTCGGCGGAAGAGGCGAATTCTCTACCTTCCGACGCAGAGCTGCAGCGAGTTCACTCGAAGGTCGGCTGCGATAAACTTATACGAGACGCGAACGAAAGGAGCGTTCGCTTTGCGGCAAAGGGAATGAGAGTGGATTTGGGCGGGATAGCAAAAGGATACGCAATTGATAAGGCGGTTGAGGCGATGCAAAAGGGCGGGGCGGCAGGGGGAATGGTCGATATCGGCGGCGAAATCCGATGCTTTGGTTCACCGCCGGCAGGCCAAAATATCTGGCGAATCGGCCTGCAAGACCCTGTCGCGAATGATGTTATGAATGCAGGCAAACCTTTATTTATCCTCCGGCTGACTGACTCGGCCGTTGCTACCAGCGGCCATTATCATCGATTTGTTACGATAGGAGGGAAAAAGTACAGCCACATAATTAACCCTGAAAGCGGGCACAGCAGCGAGAGCTTGGCGAGCGTTACTATTATTTGCCCGAGTGCAGCTGACGCAGATGCCTTATCGACGGCGGTAAGCGTAATGGGCAGGGAAAAAGGGCTCGCCTTAATCGAGACAATACCGGATGCGGAGGCGATTTTAATAACTTCGCCGCCGGAGTATAAAGTCATAAAAACCAGCGGCGCAGAGAAATTTATAGATTGA
- the rsxE gene encoding electron transport complex subunit RsxE yields MADKTMTAADALKGGLWTEVPVLRLILGMCPTLAVTTAVKPALTMGLSVLFVLLCSNIMVSLMRNLLKPHLRILMFTLTIAAFVTIADLFLRAFTPQMSEVLGPYVPLIIVNCIIIARAEACASKCGIFVSTVDAISMGIGFTIVLCILASIRELLSVGTIWDIPVLWKGFVPWAAMRMPVGAFVTLGLMMALVNTFTQKSVRGS; encoded by the coding sequence GTGGCAGATAAAACAATGACAGCCGCGGATGCGCTGAAAGGCGGGCTTTGGACCGAGGTCCCGGTTCTTCGGCTTATTCTCGGGATGTGTCCCACGCTTGCGGTTACGACGGCTGTAAAGCCGGCGCTTACTATGGGTCTGAGTGTGCTGTTTGTTCTGCTTTGCAGCAACATTATGGTCAGCCTTATGAGAAACCTTCTCAAGCCGCACCTGCGGATACTGATGTTTACGCTGACTATTGCGGCGTTTGTTACGATAGCGGATTTGTTTCTGCGTGCCTTTACGCCGCAGATGAGCGAAGTATTGGGGCCGTATGTGCCGCTGATTATCGTCAACTGCATAATCATCGCCCGCGCCGAGGCGTGCGCGAGCAAATGCGGGATTTTTGTAAGCACGGTCGACGCCATCAGTATGGGTATTGGCTTTACCATTGTGCTGTGTATTCTCGCTTCCATCCGGGAATTGCTGTCGGTTGGAACCATCTGGGATATTCCTGTTTTGTGGAAAGGTTTCGTGCCGTGGGCTGCGATGAGAATGCCGGTCGGCGCGTTCGTTACGCTGGGGCTCATGATGGCGTTGGTCAATACATTTACCCAAAAATCCGTACGAGGGTCTTAA